The window ATAATTAAAAAAGGTATTCAACAATTTCCTAAATTTGACTGGAATAAAACATATTTAAATTATTTAGAATTTTATAAAGAACTATATGATGGGAAATAAATTAACACAATATGGTTTTTTTGGGGTGCTAAAGATGGCATTGAATCTGTTTAAAACAAAGCTGACATTTTCTAACGCCCGGATTATTCGTTTCCCAATTGATATAAGAGGGAAAAAATTTATCAAAGTTTCGAAAGGATTCACAACAGGTGTGGGTTGTAGAATGGAAGCTTACCCAGAACATAACCAAGCTACTATGTTTTTTGGGGAAAATTTTCAAATGAATGACTATGTGCATATTACTGCAATAGAAAAGGTGCAAATCGGAAATAATGTACTTTTTGCAAGTAAAATATATGTCTCAGATTGTTCTCATGGGAGCTATTCAGGAGATGAAAATGACTCAGATCCTACTTCAATTCCACACGATAGAAAATTGTTTTCAAAACCGGTCATTATTGAAGATAATGTTTGGCTAGGAGAATTTGTTTCTGTTTTACCAGGAGTTACAATTGGTAAAGGCACTATTGTTGGTGCAAATTCGGTGGTATCAAAAAGTTTACCACCAAATGTGATTGCAGTGGGAATACCTGCAAAACCTATAAAAAAATATAATTTTGAAACCCAACATTGGGAAAAAATATAAAAAATACAAATCTACTTTACTATGAAAGATATATTGATAACAGGGGGAGCTGGTTTTATAGGATCTAATCTTGCTTTAAAACTTATTGATAAGGGTTATAATATTACGGTGTTGGATAATCTTTCGCCACAAATACATGGTGAAAATCCTACTGAAACGTCACCATTATATTTAAGTATTAAAGATAAAGTGAAATTTATCTTGGGAACAGTTACTAGCGAAGAAGATTGGAAAGATGCTATTAAAGGTCAGGATGCTATTATACATTTTGCTGCTGAAACAGGGACTGGACAGTCTATGTATGAAGTGAAAAAGTATATTGATGTTAATATTAATGGTACTGCTTTATTATTAGATTTATTAGTGAACACAGAGCACAAAATTAAAAAAGTAATTGTTGCTTCTTCACGTTCCATCTATGGAGAAGGAAAATATATTAGTCAAGAATTGGGGGTTGTATATCCTACACAACGTACTGCGGATTATATGGATCTAGGAGATTTTGAAGTGAAATATCCTGGCTCCTCAGCATTGACACTAGTAGGAACGGACGAAACATCTAAAATTCACCCTTCTTCTGTTTATGGAATTACCAAACAAAATCAAGAACAGATGATTTTAACGGTTTGTTCTACAATAGGGATTGCTGGTGTTGCTTTCCGGTACCAAAATGTTTATGGACCAGGACAATCTTTAAAAAACCCATATACTGGAATTTTATCTATTTTTTCTACTCAAATTAAAAATGGGAACAGCATTAATATTTTTGAAGATGGAAAAGAAACTAGAGATTTTGTTTTCATTGATGATGTTGTGGATGCAACGATTTTAGGTTTAGAAAAAGAGGAGGCAAATAATCAAGTTTTTAATGTAGGAACTGGAGTTGCAACTAATGTTTTAGAAGTTGCTAATGGACTTGCTAAAAATTATGGAGTTGATGTTCCTATAAAAGTTTCAGGAAACTATCGTTTAGGAGATATCCGTCATAATTATGCTGATTTAACAAAGATAAATACTCTTTTAGGTTTTGAGCCAAAAGTTACTTTTGAAAAAGGTCTTAAGAAGTTTACAGATTGGGTAAATACTCAGGAAATACAAAAAGATCAATACCAAAAGTCGATTGATGAAATGAAAGCTAAAGGATTATATAAATAATATATTTGTGGATTTACATGCATTAAAAGGAAAAAATATCTTATTTTTTTTAGTAAAAAATTTTGGATCTTATAATCTAATTGTAGATAAATTAGAATCATATGGTGCTAATGTCATCCATTATGATGAAAGGCCTGCCAATAATAATTTTACAAAAGGTATTTTAAGAGTTGCTCCTAATTTGATAAAAAATAATATTATCCAATATTATAACTCAATATTAAAGGATCTGGACAACATAGAATTGGATTATGTGTTGGTCATTAGGGGGGAAGTTGTTCCTGCATTTTTTAAAAAAAATTAAAGAGAAAAATCCAGATTGTACTTTAATTTTTTATAACTGGGATTCTTTTAAAAATACTCCTAATACATCTGATCATTTAGATTTGTATGATAAGTCATTTTCATTTGACCTGGAAGATTCAAAGAGATTTCAAATTAATTTTCTTCCACTTTTTTACTATGATCAGTTCAATATTGGTTTAAATGATTCTACGGTTAAAAAATATGATTTATTGTTTTTAGGAACGGCCCATTCAGATCGATATATTATTGCTAATAAACTTAGTAAATGGTGTACTGAGAATGGCCTTGCATCATTCAATTATTTTTTTATGCAAGGAAAATTAGTCTATTTTATTAAACGTATACTAGATCCTACCTTTAAAAAATTTGATTATAAAAAATTGAGTTTTAATTCCTTGACGACTTCGGAAATGGTAGATTTTTATAAACAGTCAAAAGTAGTTTTGGATATTAATCATCCTTATCAGACAGGGCTTACTATGAGGACGTTTGAGGCGATTGGTGCAAACAAAAAGCTTATTACTACCAATTCTGAAATAAAGAAGTATCCTTTTTATAATGAAAATAACTTTTATATTATTGATCGGGAAAACTTAATTGTAGACAAGAGTTTTTTTGAAAATGATTTTCAACCATTAGAAAATAATCTATATCAAAAATTATCTATGGAGGGGTGGCTAGAAAGTTTGTTTACAAAAAGAATGTAGAATACTGGAATAGGATGTTGAAAAATTAATATATTGAAGAAGATGTATAAAAATTTTTTCAAAAGACTTTTCGATTTTTTTATTGCACTTTTGGGGTTAACTATATTATCTCCAATCTTTATTGTAGCTGTGATTGGTTTGTATTTTGCCAATCGTGGGAAACCTTTTTTCTTCCAGGAAAGACCAGGGCTTAATGAGAAAAAATTTAAAATCATTAAGTTTAAAACAATGAACGATAAAAAAGATGAAAATGGAAATCTTTTATCAGACGCAGAACGGATGACTGCCATTGGGCAAATTGTTCGAAAAACTTCTCTGGATGAAATACCTCAGTTACTTAATGTGATTAAAGGAGATATGTCTCTCATTGGACCACGTCCGCTTTTGGTACAGTATTTACCACTTTATAGTGAACACCAGGGAAGAAGACATGAAGTTAGGCCAGGTATTACAGGATGGGCACAAGTGAATGGAAGAAATGCTATTTCTTGGGAAGAAAAATTTAACTTTGATGTTTGGTATGTAGAGAACATATCATTTATATTAGATGTGAAAATCTTCTTTTTAACTATAAAAAAGGTATTTATCAGAGAAGGAATTTCACAAACAGGGCAGGCAACAATGGAACCATTTAAAGGCAACAATTAGAAAAATGAAAAAAATAGCAATTATTGGAGCAGGAGGATTTGGACGTGAAGTAAAAATGCTGATTGATCATATTAATCAAAAAGAAAATCAATTTGAGCTTATAGGTTTTTTTGATGATAAAGAATATGATGGTCAAATTAATGGACTTCCACATTTGGGAAAAGTATCAAGTGTAAACGATATTGATTACCCCCTTGGAATAGCAGTAGCTATAGCAGATCCAAAAATTAAAAAAAGAATAATTGAAGGTATTAATAATTCTAATATTGAATTTCCAAATTTAATTCATCCAACAGTTATTATTGGGGATGACAATGTTAAATTAGGTCAAGGAAATATTATTTGTGCAAGTGCTATCATAACAGTTGATATTGAAATTGAAGATTTTATTATTTTAAACCTTTTCTGTACTGTAGGTCATGATACTAAGATTAAGAGTTATAGTTCTTTCATGCCAAGTGTGAATATTTCAGGGGAAGTAATAATCAATAATGGGGTATATGTGGGAACAGGTGCTAAAATTATCAATTTACTCGAGATAGGTGAAAATACTATTATAGGAGCTGGAGCAGTTGTTTCTAAAAGTCTTCCTGCCAATTGTACAGCTGTTGGTATTCCTGCTAAACCAATAAAATTTCATGAATAAAATGTCACAAAAAATCTGGCTTTCCTCACCACATATGGGAGGCAACGAGCAAAAATATATCAACGAAGCATTTGCTGAAAACTGGGTGGCCCCTTTAGGGCCTAATGTAAATGGATTTGAAGAAGATCTTGAAAAGTTTTTGGGTGAAAATGTAAAAGTAGCAGCTCTTTCTGCAGGGACAGCAGCGCTTCATCTTGCGCTTATTGAATGCGATATAAAGCATGGAGATGAAGTAATCTGCCAGTCTATGACATTCTCAGCTTCAGCTAATCCTATTGCCTATTGCGGTGCAAATCCTGTTTTCGTAGACAGTGAGCCGGATACATGGAATATGTGTCCAAAAGCATTGAAAGAAGCAATTGAAGATAGAATTCAAAAAGGTAAAATACCTAAAGCCATTATTGTCGTTCATTTATATGGAATGCCGGCAAAAATGGATGAGATTACAGTTATAGCTCAAGAATATCAAATTCCAATTATTGAAGACGCCGCAGAAGCATTAGGTTCTACTTATAAAGGACAATCTTGTGGAACTTTTGGCCGTTTTGGAGTTTTAAGTTTCAATGGAAATAAAATTATTACAACTTCAGGAGGTGGAGCCTTAGTTTGCCATAACCAGCAAGATAAAGATAAAACGGTTTTTCTATCTACTCAGGCCAGAGACAATGCCCCTCACTATCAGCATTCTCATATTGGATTCAACTACAGAATGAGTAATATTGTTGCAGGGATCGGAAGAGGGCAAATGGAGGTTTTGAAAGATAGAGTTCAAGCACGCAGAAATATGCATGACTTTTATGTGGAGATCTTTAA of the Chryseobacterium capnotolerans genome contains:
- a CDS encoding DegT/DnrJ/EryC1/StrS family aminotransferase, with product MSQKIWLSSPHMGGNEQKYINEAFAENWVAPLGPNVNGFEEDLEKFLGENVKVAALSAGTAALHLALIECDIKHGDEVICQSMTFSASANPIAYCGANPVFVDSEPDTWNMCPKALKEAIEDRIQKGKIPKAIIVVHLYGMPAKMDEITVIAQEYQIPIIEDAAEALGSTYKGQSCGTFGRFGVLSFNGNKIITTSGGGALVCHNQQDKDKTVFLSTQARDNAPHYQHSHIGFNYRMSNIVAGIGRGQMEVLKDRVQARRNMHDFYVEIFKDINEVEVFSEPNSNFYSNHWLSAIIVDPEITGKNREELRLAFLEDNIESRPLWKPMHLQPVFEGAPYYGGNISGKLFDNGLCLPSGSNLSDEDRERISKVIKAYFGS
- a CDS encoding DapH/DapD/GlmU-related protein; translated protein: MMGNKLTQYGFFGVLKMALNLFKTKLTFSNARIIRFPIDIRGKKFIKVSKGFTTGVGCRMEAYPEHNQATMFFGENFQMNDYVHITAIEKVQIGNNVLFASKIYVSDCSHGSYSGDENDSDPTSIPHDRKLFSKPVIIEDNVWLGEFVSVLPGVTIGKGTIVGANSVVSKSLPPNVIAVGIPAKPIKKYNFETQHWEKI
- a CDS encoding sugar transferase, which encodes MYKNFFKRLFDFFIALLGLTILSPIFIVAVIGLYFANRGKPFFFQERPGLNEKKFKIIKFKTMNDKKDENGNLLSDAERMTAIGQIVRKTSLDEIPQLLNVIKGDMSLIGPRPLLVQYLPLYSEHQGRRHEVRPGITGWAQVNGRNAISWEEKFNFDVWYVENISFILDVKIFFLTIKKVFIREGISQTGQATMEPFKGNN
- a CDS encoding glycosyltransferase family protein, whose product is MCWSLGGKLFLHFLKKIKEKNPDCTLIFYNWDSFKNTPNTSDHLDLYDKSFSFDLEDSKRFQINFLPLFYYDQFNIGLNDSTVKKYDLLFLGTAHSDRYIIANKLSKWCTENGLASFNYFFMQGKLVYFIKRILDPTFKKFDYKKLSFNSLTTSEMVDFYKQSKVVLDINHPYQTGLTMRTFEAIGANKKLITTNSEIKKYPFYNENNFYIIDRENLIVDKSFFENDFQPLENNLYQKLSMEGWLESLFTKRM
- a CDS encoding NAD-dependent epimerase/dehydratase family protein, translated to MKDILITGGAGFIGSNLALKLIDKGYNITVLDNLSPQIHGENPTETSPLYLSIKDKVKFILGTVTSEEDWKDAIKGQDAIIHFAAETGTGQSMYEVKKYIDVNINGTALLLDLLVNTEHKIKKVIVASSRSIYGEGKYISQELGVVYPTQRTADYMDLGDFEVKYPGSSALTLVGTDETSKIHPSSVYGITKQNQEQMILTVCSTIGIAGVAFRYQNVYGPGQSLKNPYTGILSIFSTQIKNGNSINIFEDGKETRDFVFIDDVVDATILGLEKEEANNQVFNVGTGVATNVLEVANGLAKNYGVDVPIKVSGNYRLGDIRHNYADLTKINTLLGFEPKVTFEKGLKKFTDWVNTQEIQKDQYQKSIDEMKAKGLYK
- a CDS encoding acetyltransferase — its product is MKKIAIIGAGGFGREVKMLIDHINQKENQFELIGFFDDKEYDGQINGLPHLGKVSSVNDIDYPLGIAVAIADPKIKKRIIEGINNSNIEFPNLIHPTVIIGDDNVKLGQGNIICASAIITVDIEIEDFIILNLFCTVGHDTKIKSYSSFMPSVNISGEVIINNGVYVGTGAKIINLLEIGENTIIGAGAVVSKSLPANCTAVGIPAKPIKFHE